A genomic window from Ruminiclostridium cellulolyticum H10 includes:
- a CDS encoding complex I 51 kDa subunit family protein: protein MDKVLSARFGIIKPDSVEEYVQAGGYEGLKKAMSMEHLDAIEEIKKANLFGRGGAAYPTGIKWEQAYAIQRGPKYMVCNADEGEPGTFKDKHILSEDPLELIEGMTIGAYIMGAKEGYIYIRGEYTAIQKIVRSAIENAKKAGYLGKNILGREGFDFELKVVSGAGAYVCGENTALVESIEGKTGRPRQKPPYIKNCGLYQMPTILNNVETYSCIPWIIKDGGEKFSSMGTEYSGGTKLMCLSGNVNNRGVYEIPFGTTLRELIYNLGGGVANGRKLKFVHLGGSSGSCFPESMIDTKICYNDLKKAGFSLGSGAVLVVDETHCAVDYLKTVIEFFEEESCGKCTPCREGNYRLVEILDKMTEGTATMADFNKMNSLAQTMKTTSFCGLGQSAPMPLITLVKYFEEEFLEHINGKCRAGVCSMSGKAGK, encoded by the coding sequence ATGGATAAGGTATTAAGTGCGAGATTTGGGATAATTAAACCCGATAGTGTTGAAGAATATGTACAGGCCGGCGGTTATGAAGGCTTGAAAAAAGCAATGTCAATGGAACACCTTGACGCAATAGAGGAAATAAAGAAGGCAAACCTTTTTGGAAGGGGCGGTGCAGCTTATCCTACCGGAATCAAGTGGGAACAGGCATATGCTATTCAAAGAGGACCAAAATACATGGTTTGTAATGCCGATGAAGGCGAACCCGGAACATTTAAGGATAAACATATATTGTCTGAAGACCCGTTAGAATTGATTGAGGGTATGACTATCGGTGCATATATAATGGGTGCTAAGGAAGGGTATATCTATATCAGAGGCGAGTACACTGCCATTCAGAAAATAGTAAGAAGTGCTATAGAAAACGCAAAAAAAGCCGGATATTTGGGCAAGAATATTTTAGGAAGAGAAGGCTTTGATTTTGAACTCAAGGTTGTTTCGGGAGCAGGTGCGTATGTTTGTGGTGAAAATACAGCCTTGGTTGAATCAATCGAAGGAAAGACTGGCAGGCCAAGACAAAAGCCGCCCTACATCAAGAACTGCGGTTTATATCAAATGCCCACAATACTCAACAACGTTGAAACCTATTCATGTATTCCGTGGATAATAAAGGACGGCGGGGAGAAATTCAGTTCTATGGGAACTGAGTACAGCGGAGGGACAAAACTAATGTGTCTCTCTGGTAATGTTAACAACAGAGGAGTTTACGAAATACCTTTCGGAACAACTTTGAGAGAACTTATATATAACCTGGGCGGAGGAGTGGCTAACGGACGCAAGCTGAAATTTGTTCACCTTGGGGGTTCTTCGGGAAGCTGTTTCCCTGAAAGCATGATTGATACAAAGATATGCTATAATGATTTGAAAAAAGCAGGTTTCTCGCTTGGTTCAGGTGCGGTACTTGTTGTAGATGAAACACACTGTGCAGTAGATTACCTGAAAACCGTTATAGAATTCTTTGAGGAGGAATCTTGCGGTAAATGTACACCTTGCAGGGAAGGTAACTACAGACTGGTTGAAATTCTGGACAAGATGACAGAAGGAACTGCTACTATGGCTGATTTTAATAAAATGAATAGTCTTGCACAAACTATGAAGACAACAAGTTTCTGCGGATTGGGTCAAAGTGCTCCTATGCCATTGATAACACTGGTTAAGTATTTTGAAGAAGAATTTTTAGAGCATATTAACGGAAAATGCAGAGCCGGAGTGTGCAGCATGTCTGGAAAGGCAGGTAAATAA
- a CDS encoding NADH-dependent [FeFe] hydrogenase, group A6 — MDMVNLKIDGFDITVPKNTTILEAAKKLNIDIPTLCFMKGINEPGSCRVCVVEVEGWRGLHPACATKVFEGIVVKTASSAVREARKNILELIMANHNRECLSCPRNLKCELQTLCNDNGIDTIPYEGKVDKGCLDTSGPIVRDPNKCVLCGRCVSVCSKIQDVSAIDFAFRGANMTVTTAYEEGLASQECINCGQCIKICPVGALQERDDTEKVWKALENPDLHVVVQTAPAVRVALGEEFGFAPGTNVEGKMVAALRRLGFDKVFDTNFSADLTIIEEGNELINRIQNGGKLPLITSCSPGWIKYCEHNYHDFIENLSSCKSPQQMFGAIAKSYYPTKADVDPRKVFVVSVMPCTAKKYEADREEMSVDGLKDIDAVITTRELAKMIRQAGIKFEELEDSKQDSILGTYSGAGTIFGNTGGVMEAALRTVADKLTGKSLDCIEYTAVRGLDGIKEATVNVAGMEIKVAVANGTGNASKLLDKIRAGEANYHFIEVMGCEGGCINGGGQPIIKDKSTTDDVKAARIKGLYNIDVSCEKRKSHENPKIQKLYAEYLGEAGGHKAHKLLHTHYTAR; from the coding sequence ATGGATATGGTTAATTTGAAAATAGATGGATTTGACATTACTGTGCCCAAGAATACTACAATTCTTGAGGCTGCTAAAAAGCTGAATATTGATATTCCAACCCTGTGTTTCATGAAGGGTATCAACGAGCCCGGCTCATGTAGGGTTTGCGTTGTTGAGGTGGAAGGCTGGAGAGGTCTCCATCCTGCATGTGCAACCAAGGTATTCGAAGGTATCGTAGTAAAAACTGCTAGCAGTGCGGTAAGAGAAGCAAGAAAGAACATACTTGAACTGATTATGGCAAACCATAACAGAGAATGCCTTTCATGTCCAAGGAACTTAAAGTGTGAGCTTCAGACACTTTGCAATGACAACGGAATAGATACAATCCCATATGAAGGAAAGGTTGATAAGGGATGTCTTGATACTTCCGGCCCTATCGTAAGAGACCCTAACAAATGTGTTCTTTGTGGAAGATGTGTAAGTGTCTGTTCAAAGATACAGGACGTAAGTGCTATCGACTTTGCTTTCCGTGGTGCAAATATGACAGTTACAACTGCATATGAAGAAGGGCTTGCAAGCCAGGAGTGCATCAACTGCGGTCAGTGTATTAAGATATGTCCTGTTGGGGCATTACAGGAGAGAGACGATACTGAAAAGGTTTGGAAGGCTCTTGAAAATCCTGATCTGCACGTAGTTGTTCAGACTGCTCCTGCTGTTAGAGTTGCTCTTGGAGAAGAGTTCGGATTTGCTCCGGGAACAAATGTTGAAGGCAAAATGGTTGCAGCACTCAGAAGATTGGGGTTTGACAAGGTATTTGACACCAACTTCAGTGCAGATCTTACAATAATTGAAGAAGGCAATGAGCTTATAAACAGAATCCAAAACGGCGGAAAGCTCCCGTTAATTACATCCTGTTCACCGGGGTGGATAAAGTATTGCGAGCACAATTACCATGATTTTATAGAAAACCTTTCCTCGTGTAAATCACCGCAGCAGATGTTCGGTGCGATCGCAAAGTCATACTATCCGACCAAGGCAGATGTTGACCCAAGGAAGGTGTTTGTAGTATCTGTAATGCCGTGTACTGCGAAAAAATATGAGGCAGACAGGGAAGAAATGAGCGTTGACGGACTAAAGGATATTGATGCTGTTATAACTACAAGAGAGCTTGCAAAGATGATAAGACAGGCTGGAATCAAATTTGAAGAGCTTGAAGACAGTAAGCAGGATAGTATTTTGGGAACATATTCCGGTGCAGGAACCATATTCGGTAATACCGGAGGAGTTATGGAGGCGGCCCTCCGTACAGTTGCAGATAAGCTTACAGGTAAATCACTGGATTGCATAGAATATACCGCTGTACGAGGTCTGGACGGAATCAAGGAAGCTACGGTAAATGTTGCCGGAATGGAAATAAAGGTAGCTGTTGCCAATGGTACAGGAAATGCATCAAAGCTTCTTGATAAAATAAGAGCCGGAGAAGCAAATTACCACTTCATAGAAGTAATGGGCTGTGAAGGAGGATGTATAAACGGCGGAGGACAGCCAATCATCAAGGACAAGTCAACTACAGATGATGTTAAGGCTGCAAGAATCAAGGGACTTTATAATATAGATGTGTCATGTGAAAAGAGAAAGTCACATGAAAATCCGAAGATACAGAAGCTGTATGCAGAGTACCTTGGCGAAGCAGGCGGACACAAGGCTCACAAGTTACTTCATACACATTATACAGCAAGATAA
- a CDS encoding PQQ-binding-like beta-propeller repeat protein, which produces MSRKKRKNVNKLLPALVVGLLALLVAMTAIYLIYIGKFPQKDLNKTPQTASTPSATATVSDTTGTVTENVPAEETHKAKQPAESTNPDELLVSWKNPASFISKAAMGDGSIKKTFKDGNIRYWRLVSNKVTSGYKPSYNLAFGSPEMYSELEGVTTFRGNNYRTAPSWGKADVKEKKLEIVWTHDIGAVSGVGSYWPGAGWTGQPLLAHWSPDVRKVMNINNDLKEKDLVEVIYPVFDGHVYFLDMETGKESRPRMNIGFSVKGTGMVDPRGYPLFYTGQGLNENDGRKGTFKYRIFDLIQQKEIFSLPGNDPVAFRQWGANDSSALLNRYTDTLINCGENGLIYKAKLNTKFNKEAGTISINPTVTKYRYKSSYSSDQGIENSPAVYRNLMYFADNGGTIQCLDINKLEPVWIYRSGDDTDSSITLEETDEGVFLYTANEIDKRGKSGAKANCNIRKINALTGELVWQKDYSCVYQNYINGGALATPVLGKNDISDIVIFNVALTGSTSNGTLVALDKKTGEEVWKRQLDAYSWSSPVDFLSEDGKTYMLFCDFKGYMHLIDPKTGEDLDKISVGGNVEASPSVYNNMAVVGTYAKKIYGVKIK; this is translated from the coding sequence ATGAGCAGAAAAAAAAGAAAAAATGTTAATAAGCTGCTTCCCGCATTAGTTGTTGGTTTACTTGCTTTATTAGTAGCTATGACAGCAATATACCTGATATATATAGGGAAGTTTCCCCAAAAAGATTTAAATAAAACGCCGCAGACAGCTTCGACACCCTCTGCAACTGCCACTGTGTCTGATACTACAGGTACCGTGACTGAAAACGTTCCGGCGGAGGAAACCCATAAGGCCAAGCAACCGGCTGAAAGTACTAATCCTGATGAACTTCTTGTTTCTTGGAAGAACCCGGCAAGCTTCATATCTAAGGCTGCTATGGGGGACGGTTCCATAAAGAAAACATTCAAGGACGGAAATATAAGATATTGGAGACTGGTCAGCAACAAAGTAACGTCAGGCTACAAACCTTCTTATAACCTTGCTTTCGGTTCTCCTGAAATGTACTCGGAACTTGAAGGTGTAACTACGTTCAGAGGAAATAACTATAGGACAGCTCCTTCGTGGGGAAAGGCAGATGTTAAGGAAAAAAAGCTTGAGATAGTATGGACCCATGATATAGGAGCTGTTTCAGGAGTGGGAAGCTATTGGCCGGGAGCAGGATGGACAGGACAACCGCTTCTTGCACACTGGTCGCCGGATGTAAGAAAAGTTATGAACATCAACAATGATTTAAAGGAAAAGGATCTTGTTGAAGTAATATATCCGGTGTTTGACGGACATGTCTATTTTCTTGATATGGAGACAGGTAAGGAATCAAGACCCAGAATGAACATAGGCTTTTCCGTTAAAGGAACCGGTATGGTGGACCCCAGAGGTTACCCGTTATTCTATACAGGGCAGGGACTAAATGAGAATGACGGCAGGAAGGGTACTTTCAAGTACAGGATTTTTGACCTAATACAGCAAAAAGAGATATTTTCACTGCCGGGAAATGACCCGGTTGCCTTCAGACAGTGGGGGGCAAACGATTCTTCTGCATTGCTGAACAGATATACCGATACACTTATAAACTGCGGTGAAAACGGTCTTATTTATAAGGCGAAGCTTAATACAAAGTTTAATAAGGAAGCCGGAACAATTTCAATAAACCCTACAGTAACAAAATATCGTTACAAGAGCAGCTACAGCTCCGATCAGGGAATAGAAAACTCACCTGCAGTCTACAGAAACCTTATGTACTTTGCCGATAACGGAGGAACAATACAGTGTCTGGACATCAATAAACTTGAACCTGTGTGGATTTACAGGTCGGGTGATGACACTGACAGTTCAATTACTCTTGAAGAAACTGACGAGGGTGTATTCCTCTATACAGCAAACGAGATTGATAAACGCGGAAAATCAGGTGCAAAGGCAAACTGCAACATAAGAAAGATAAATGCCTTGACGGGAGAACTCGTATGGCAGAAGGACTATTCATGTGTCTACCAGAACTATATTAACGGAGGAGCTTTGGCAACTCCTGTACTAGGCAAAAATGACATAAGCGATATAGTCATATTCAATGTAGCACTGACTGGCTCCACAAGTAACGGAACTCTTGTGGCACTGGACAAGAAAACCGGTGAAGAGGTTTGGAAGAGACAGTTGGATGCATACAGCTGGAGTTCACCTGTAGATTTCTTGTCGGAAGACGGGAAGACATATATGTTATTTTGTGATTTTAAAGGATATATGCATTTGATAGACCCAAAAACGGGAGAAGACTTGGATAAAATCTCTGTTGGAGGGAATGTAGAGGCATCACCGTCAGTGTATAATAATATGGCGGTAGTAGGTACTTATGCAAAGAAAATATACGGTGTAAAAATCAAGTAA
- a CDS encoding complex I 24 kDa subunit family protein yields MEKVREILNRHGNSKDNLIQVMLELQSMSGTNSLPHEWVVFVAEALDMPVSKVYSVITFYSMFGTEPRGRYLVEVCKSGPCHVSGAKNVLQLLEEKLGIKPGQTTQDRVFTLIQSSCFGACDIAPAIKIGEKVYGNLTSEKLSEIVDSYREGQHNG; encoded by the coding sequence ATGGAGAAGGTTAGGGAAATATTGAATCGCCACGGCAATTCAAAAGACAATCTTATTCAAGTGATGTTGGAACTGCAAAGTATGTCGGGGACTAATTCCCTGCCCCATGAATGGGTTGTGTTTGTAGCAGAAGCACTGGATATGCCTGTAAGCAAGGTATATAGTGTAATTACTTTTTATTCTATGTTTGGAACCGAGCCAAGAGGCAGGTATTTGGTGGAAGTATGTAAAAGCGGACCATGTCATGTTTCCGGAGCGAAAAATGTATTACAGCTGCTGGAAGAGAAGCTTGGCATAAAGCCGGGCCAGACGACTCAAGATAGAGTATTTACATTGATTCAGTCCAGCTGTTTTGGTGCATGTGATATAGCTCCAGCCATAAAAATAGGAGAAAAGGTTTATGGTAATCTCACATCTGAAAAATTATCAGAGATAGTAGACTCTTACAGGGAGGGCCAACATAATGGATAA
- a CDS encoding cation-translocating P-type ATPase, translated as MNNYYNLSTEEVLKKLTTGMEGIPDKEIDRLRTKYGFNELKAENKAGFFKVFFSQFKDFLVIILLIAGVISLFLKDYESATVIFAVTILNSILGTVQHFKAEKSLDSLKTLSSPVAKVIRNNEKLEIPSREVLVGDILLLEAGDFVSADGRILENYSLQVNESSLTGESESVLKDTDVIKDTDIAIGDRKNMVFTGSLITYGRAVVAVTDIGMSTELGRIAHLMESAQSKQTPLQVSLDKFGKKLAVAILFLCGLIFAATVFRGYSLIDSFMFAIALAVAAIPEALSSIVTIVLAIGTQKMASENAIVRKLHSVESLGSVSVICSDKTGTLTQNKMVAEKVFVDSKVLEPGGLSMEDKLQRTIVKMSALASDATITGDKGVGDPTEIAFIKLANNYGFEEEDLRKEYPRLSEVPFDSDRKLMSTFHNIEGQYLMFTKGAPDIILERVSSFAEENGERPVSKSDIEMIEKINRDFSNEGLRVLAFAFKKFDSQVSISTNDEKDLTFMGLIAMIDPPREESKLAVADCIKAGIKPVMITGDHKITASAIARQIGIMNENGRAVEGTDVEKMTDEELRNNVENISVYARVSPEHKIRIVKAWQDKGNVVAMTGDGVNDAPALKQADIGVAMGKVGTEVAKDAASMILVDDNFATIVKAVSNGRSIYTNIKNSIKFLLSGNTAGILAVLYTSILALPLPFTAMHLLFINLLTDSMPAIALGLEPYRKDVLKSKPRDINEPLLSKGFLFHVLFEGAVIAASTLAAFYYGLNKGGATLASTMAFAVLALSRMIHGFNCRSKYPIYRIGIFSNKFIWGALFIGVILLGLVLFVPLFQSLFTINPDVLKNLGVIVILSLVPLVVIQIYKAIRTSIEK; from the coding sequence ATGAATAACTACTACAACCTGTCAACCGAAGAAGTTTTAAAAAAGCTCACCACCGGTATGGAAGGTATTCCTGATAAAGAAATAGACCGTCTAAGGACGAAATACGGATTTAATGAACTGAAAGCTGAGAATAAGGCAGGATTCTTTAAAGTATTTTTCAGTCAGTTTAAAGACTTCCTGGTAATAATTCTTCTTATAGCGGGTGTTATCTCACTGTTTCTCAAGGATTATGAAAGTGCAACAGTAATTTTTGCAGTAACTATACTTAATTCTATTTTAGGCACCGTACAACACTTTAAGGCTGAAAAGTCCCTTGATAGCTTAAAAACTCTGTCATCTCCCGTAGCAAAAGTTATAAGAAATAATGAAAAACTTGAAATACCCTCCCGTGAGGTGTTAGTTGGTGATATACTTTTGCTTGAAGCAGGCGATTTTGTAAGTGCTGACGGAAGAATTCTTGAAAACTACAGCCTGCAGGTCAACGAAAGCTCTCTTACAGGAGAATCTGAAAGTGTACTCAAAGATACCGACGTAATTAAAGATACTGATATAGCTATTGGTGACAGGAAGAATATGGTGTTTACCGGCAGCCTTATTACCTACGGAAGGGCTGTAGTTGCCGTTACTGATATAGGAATGTCAACAGAGCTTGGCAGAATCGCACATTTAATGGAGTCTGCACAAAGTAAGCAAACCCCTCTGCAGGTAAGTCTTGACAAGTTTGGTAAAAAATTGGCTGTTGCCATACTTTTTCTTTGCGGATTAATATTTGCAGCAACTGTTTTTAGAGGTTACTCGCTTATTGACTCTTTTATGTTCGCAATAGCACTGGCTGTTGCCGCCATTCCTGAAGCACTAAGTTCCATTGTTACGATTGTCCTTGCCATAGGCACCCAGAAAATGGCAAGTGAAAATGCAATAGTCAGAAAACTTCACTCTGTAGAGAGCCTTGGAAGTGTTTCTGTAATTTGCTCTGATAAGACTGGTACTTTGACACAAAACAAAATGGTTGCTGAAAAGGTATTTGTTGATTCAAAGGTTCTGGAACCCGGCGGACTTTCCATGGAGGATAAACTCCAGAGGACTATTGTGAAAATGAGTGCTTTAGCCAGTGATGCTACTATAACCGGAGACAAGGGCGTTGGGGATCCTACTGAAATTGCTTTTATAAAGCTTGCAAATAATTACGGCTTTGAAGAAGAAGACCTTCGTAAGGAATATCCCAGACTTTCAGAAGTTCCCTTTGATTCAGACAGAAAGCTCATGAGTACCTTTCACAACATCGAAGGACAGTACCTGATGTTTACAAAGGGTGCCCCTGATATTATCCTTGAAAGAGTAAGCAGCTTCGCTGAAGAAAACGGAGAAAGGCCCGTATCCAAGAGTGATATTGAGATGATAGAAAAGATAAACAGGGACTTCTCAAATGAAGGTTTAAGAGTTCTTGCATTTGCTTTTAAGAAGTTTGATTCTCAGGTTTCTATTTCTACCAATGATGAAAAAGATCTTACCTTTATGGGTTTAATTGCAATGATTGATCCTCCCCGCGAGGAATCAAAGCTTGCAGTTGCAGACTGTATTAAAGCAGGAATTAAGCCTGTAATGATAACGGGCGACCACAAAATTACGGCATCTGCAATAGCAAGACAAATCGGTATTATGAATGAAAACGGAAGAGCTGTTGAAGGTACTGATGTAGAGAAAATGACCGATGAAGAACTTAGAAATAATGTTGAGAACATATCGGTTTATGCCCGTGTATCTCCTGAACATAAAATAAGAATAGTAAAAGCGTGGCAGGACAAGGGAAATGTTGTGGCAATGACCGGAGACGGTGTAAACGATGCTCCTGCACTGAAACAGGCTGATATAGGTGTAGCTATGGGGAAAGTCGGTACTGAGGTTGCAAAGGATGCCGCTTCCATGATTCTGGTAGACGATAATTTCGCCACTATTGTTAAAGCTGTGTCAAACGGTCGGAGTATATATACAAATATCAAAAATTCCATAAAATTTTTGCTTTCAGGAAATACTGCTGGAATACTTGCTGTTCTGTATACGTCCATTCTGGCACTTCCACTCCCTTTTACAGCAATGCACCTATTGTTTATAAACCTCCTTACCGACTCTATGCCCGCAATAGCCCTTGGTTTGGAGCCTTACAGAAAAGATGTGCTGAAATCCAAGCCTCGTGATATTAACGAACCTCTGTTGAGCAAAGGATTTCTATTCCATGTTCTTTTTGAGGGTGCGGTTATCGCCGCAAGTACCCTTGCAGCATTTTATTACGGGTTGAATAAGGGTGGTGCCACACTTGCCAGTACCATGGCTTTTGCTGTACTTGCTCTGTCACGTATGATACATGGCTTTAACTGCCGCTCCAAGTATCCTATATACAGAATAGGCATATTCTCAAACAAATTTATCTGGGGTGCTTTATTTATAGGAGTTATATTGCTAGGATTGGTACTGTTTGTTCCTCTATTTCAAAGCCTTTTTACAATTAATCCTGATGTATTGAAAAATTTAGGTGTAATCGTTATTCTCTCATTGGTTCCATTGGTTGTAATTCAAATTTACAAGGCTATCAGAACCAGCATTGAGAAATAA
- a CDS encoding MutS-related protein, whose translation MRTPEEKYKKRVDVYKRKLELYTAKSSNTGNYKLLVFFTGLLGAAVFFFLKLYILMAAVILIFGGLFVYLSTIHNTLIKSKNYYQAMLQINQMCLKRAIGEWNEFTDKGEEFLNPQHDYTYDLDIFGKGSLFQMLNMTASYSGRHKLAELFLNPLKQKEEIYNRQEALQELAKKLLFRHRLFSNGLILNKNTILTDGTDSDKKRKKTLLDTMNKLDDVYSWVKKEKSLYSSPKFKLFIFAMPAFSFIMLILGIMGLVPVYVPVALYILQFILIGFRAESRNKTFELVEKYSDTLKVYKSLLKKFETEKFSSGYINSLKNNLKDDYGNPAWRQIEKLSKIWELIANRYNLMHAIINIATLWDFHCLVALENWKKGGGKYVEKWFDIIGEVEALCSLSLMCHDNPEYVMPRICDENNLRIEALHLGHPLLSKGRKCNDIKINSAEPILLITGSNMSGKSTFLRTVGVSLVLTYLGLPVCAESFTCPVLKVYACMRTSDNLGQSVSSFYAELLRVKMIVEAVQRGEKVFFLLDEIFKGTNSADRHTGAKMLINQLDKKGAWGLVSTHDLELADMENESKGRIRNYHFKEYYKDDQIFFDYQLRKGVSDTKNAIYLMKMAGVNVEDISPQ comes from the coding sequence ATGAGAACACCGGAAGAAAAGTACAAAAAAAGAGTAGATGTTTATAAAAGAAAGCTTGAATTATACACCGCAAAAAGCAGTAATACAGGTAATTATAAGCTATTGGTGTTTTTTACGGGCTTGTTAGGAGCAGCAGTTTTCTTTTTCTTAAAGCTATATATACTAATGGCAGCAGTAATACTGATTTTTGGGGGATTGTTTGTGTACCTTTCGACAATTCACAATACACTTATCAAAAGTAAAAACTACTATCAGGCGATGCTTCAAATAAACCAAATGTGCTTGAAAAGGGCTATTGGTGAATGGAATGAATTCACAGACAAAGGTGAAGAATTTCTTAATCCTCAGCATGACTACACTTATGATCTTGATATATTTGGGAAAGGTTCTCTTTTCCAGATGCTTAATATGACAGCAAGTTATTCAGGTAGACACAAACTGGCTGAATTGTTTTTAAATCCTTTAAAGCAAAAGGAAGAAATATACAATAGACAGGAAGCTTTACAGGAGTTGGCTAAAAAGCTTCTTTTCAGGCATCGGCTTTTTTCAAACGGCTTAATTCTTAATAAAAATACAATATTGACTGATGGTACTGACAGTGATAAAAAAAGAAAAAAGACTCTTTTAGACACCATGAATAAGCTGGATGATGTATATTCGTGGGTAAAAAAGGAAAAAAGCCTGTACAGCTCCCCTAAATTTAAGCTGTTCATATTTGCAATGCCGGCTTTTTCATTCATTATGCTTATACTTGGGATCATGGGCCTTGTACCTGTTTATGTTCCTGTAGCACTTTATATTTTACAGTTTATTTTAATCGGGTTCAGAGCTGAAAGCAGAAACAAGACCTTTGAATTGGTAGAAAAGTACTCCGACACCCTAAAGGTGTATAAAAGCTTGTTAAAGAAATTTGAAACAGAGAAATTCTCAAGCGGTTACATAAATAGTTTAAAAAATAACTTAAAAGATGATTACGGAAATCCTGCATGGAGACAAATTGAAAAGCTATCAAAGATATGGGAGCTTATTGCAAACAGATACAACCTGATGCATGCTATTATAAATATTGCTACACTTTGGGACTTCCATTGCCTTGTAGCTCTTGAAAACTGGAAAAAAGGCGGAGGTAAATATGTTGAAAAGTGGTTTGACATAATAGGAGAGGTTGAAGCTTTATGTAGCCTGTCTCTTATGTGCCATGACAATCCTGAATACGTAATGCCCCGCATTTGTGATGAAAATAATCTACGGATAGAAGCTTTACACTTAGGACACCCGTTGCTGTCAAAGGGTAGAAAATGCAATGATATAAAAATCAATTCAGCTGAACCAATACTGCTTATAACAGGTTCCAATATGTCGGGCAAAAGTACATTTCTCAGGACGGTAGGTGTAAGCCTTGTATTAACTTATCTGGGCCTACCCGTTTGTGCAGAATCCTTTACCTGCCCGGTATTAAAGGTATATGCATGTATGAGAACCAGTGACAATCTTGGACAAAGTGTTTCCTCATTCTATGCCGAATTGCTGAGAGTCAAAATGATTGTCGAAGCCGTACAAAGGGGAGAAAAGGTGTTTTTCCTCCTGGACGAGATTTTTAAGGGAACAAACTCCGCGGACAGACATACCGGTGCTAAAATGCTGATAAACCAATTAGATAAAAAAGGGGCCTGGGGCCTTGTTTCCACCCACGACCTTGAACTTGCCGATATGGAAAATGAGAGTAAAGGCCGCATAAGGAACTACCATTTTAAGGAGTACTATAAAGATGATCAGATATTCTTTGATTATCAGCTCAGAAAAGGTGTATCAGATACGAAAAATGCAATTTATCTTATGAAAATGGCTGGCGTCAATGTGGAAGATATAAGTCCGCAGTAA